TTTGAAGAGAGGTTGTAACAGTTGTGTATACTCATTTTGCTTCACCCTACattgagtaaaacaaaacaaaaaaaatagtaattaagttattttgttaaccttttatgttatatgtgaaacagatattttagaaattagatgaattaaacttagtcttgtcaacattttggaaattgtctgttttcattgagatattgtttttaaaatgttacttttcaaaaggggatgtactcattttaactcatatttaactcaatattttaattcactattttcattccaaaatggctgccgtgtGACTCTAGCaacatctagtggctgtttcccaaataacAATAGAGTGTCGtttcttggtgattctatgctctttgagaaacctatgggtgacgtcacggatactacgtccatatttttttacagtctttgCCGCCGACACACTGTCTCTccaaaactataaatatttaaaatagacactatccttataaataaactgcatagttgcaatctaaacaactacattctcacctaaaaaacaCAGTGACCAGAAAGCTTAGCATGCTGCAATTTAAgcaagcacatgcaattacaaaaaacaccagcaaataaagaaacgatcttcatcaatttgacagcacacgtgttgcaaatctgtcacaacacaaaccagtgaagaaacgtgcagcaaattggtcacaacacaaacaactgaagaaacacacagtaattggtcacaacacttgcaaatatccacataacacaacggaaatgtttcttggggacccaaaaacatgacggaccctgctgagatatggatgtgttatgttGTGTAATCAAGacattaaaataagcaaaaaacaactccactttcaaagaccaccaatcacttcactaAGCAACAGTCATGGCATAATAACACATCTCAGCAgggtctgtcatgtttttgggtcccctagaaacatttctgttgttacgtgaatatttgcaagtgttgtgaccaatttgcagtgcttttctttacttttttgtgttgtgactgatttgctgtgcatttcttcaattttttttgttgtgacctatttgttgcacgtttcttcacttgtttgtgttgtggctaatttgctgtgcgtttcttcagttgtttttgttgtgaccaatttgcagcgcgcttcttcacttgtttgtgttgtggcaAATTTGTGTGCGTTTCtttacttgtttgtgttgtgactaatttgctgcgcatttcttcagttgtctgtgttgtgaccaatttccTGCGCGTTTCTTTACTTGTTtatgttgtgaccaatttgctgtgcggttcttcagttgtctgtgttgtgaccaatttgcaacatgtgtgctgtcatattgatgaagattgtttctttatttgctgatgtttttgtaattgtacaagctttcttaaattgcagcgtattaagctctctcggccaccctgaaaaaagcctcaaaagtacattgttgtcaaacagcagcaatatttgtcaaactgtagagtgtctttgcttgtcgctgtatgtgggcgaagtaatacacaagagtaaagggttaagaggctaaatgagtgctgttatttgcataatattgcacagttatcagccaatcagattcaaaaaccagacagaactgtcgtataaatgtatatatatggtcaccacagtggaatgaatggccaactattccagcaaatgttttacatagtggatgtccttccagccacaacccagtactgagaaacacccacacactctcacattcacacacactacactacggccaatttttacTACTCAATTCACttatgccgcatgtctttggactgtgggggaaaccagagcatctgaaggaaacacacgccaacacaggcagagaatatatatacattttcagtCAACCTTGTGGTATTTCTTAaattagttgtgtgtgtgtgtactggtttaggtggtttacaaggacaaatGTATTTAATCACATGTACAACATATTACGTGTCCTCGCAATTCAAAACCGCTAAAGTCctctcacagtgacatcactagctccattgagtgcattcaGTCTGAGACTGCATGTCTCAGATTACATATGCAAGTCTGCAGTCAGATACTATTgaaatttgccacaggtttcctgttaGGGTTGGACATAGGGTGAGGATAAGGTGATATGATAATACAATACACCagtggagagtcctcataaactgCGCTAGGGTGTCAGAAAATCTCTGATAAAGTGCTTTAGGGTGTGTCTAAAAAGACAAGCTCAATCTCATCGCTCTTTCAGTGTGATGGATCCAAGTCAAGGGATCAAAAGGAGTGAGGATGCTGATGTGGATAAGAAGAGGAGAGAAAGAAGTGGGAGGTGTACGTGTGTATGGAAGGATGTCCTGTTAGATTGACGTGATCTAATCTATTCCGTGACGGTCTCCGTGTGATATATAAGCAGGAAACCTTGACATTCCTGAATTACTTGGATTGAAGAAGAGGCTCCAACCTCAAAAACATCTGTTGCTGAAGAGTACACGTCCAAAGACACATGTAAGTCTTACTGATTTAATCAACAAAGGTGATTTCTAAAACTCCTTTCTTATCAGAAATTGGTCTGAAAATAAGTAATGACAGTTTTGATTAGTTTCTACCTGATGTGACCTTTCAGGGGTTTCACAACGTAAAAAAcgttttcttatttaaagtttttgtcatgtttctagtccaaatatctacgtTTTCTTAAATTAacaagcattttttagacaagtggaaaatattgtattgttttcagaaaaaagtaatcaaacctaagtgagtttttccttaaagcaatCTAAATGAtctgctattatattatattatattatattatattatattatattatattatattatattatattatattatattatattatattatattatattatattatatgtgaatGAAATATTGTTCTTGTTTTCATGCAGCTGCTGTGTGTCGTGCAGTGCCCTGTATTAGAGACTCAGCATGCTGCTCACCGCCTTCACTCAGCCCGTGACTAAGTGCCTGATTGGTTCGCACTTGGGGACGGTTGCATTCCTGCTGCTGCTCATTCTGTCCACCTCTGAGACCTCTGCACATGGCACCACAGTCGAGCATGACCTCCACATCGTCCACAATGTCGATAACAGAAGTAAGTTTcattacattctttttttttcatcgtAGGgaactttattaatttaaaagcttCAAGAGACTTTGACAAATGAATGCAAGAATGGCTGGCAGAAGAGCTGATCttacatgtttatgttttattaaaaaaaatattcattatactgcaaaacatgcatatatatatatatatatatatatatatatatatatatatatatatatatatatatatatatatatatatatatatatattcttgtcttgttacttaagtgtttttttagaCAAATAAGAATGTCTGGCAGGTCTTTCTTGTTTTAATGATTCAGTATTTTTGAAAACAACAAGAATGACATTTTACTTTACATAGAACCGAGACAAAAGTACCAAGTAAgataagcatttttacagtgtacagactGAAATGAATTATACAGATATTCTACACTAAAAATATAACCTTAAATTGACATTAAATTACTGCCTAATAATTGTATTCATTTcacagtaaaaatactgtatgtGAATTCACAACAAATCACTGTGAGGTAGTTCACAGTAATTTACTCTGATTTTGTTACATACATTTTTTGTGAAATCAGAGACATATAGTGTAACTTCATAGTAGATACTAAAGTCCATTACTGTGATTTCACAATATTATCTTGTAGAatgaactatattttactgtgaagcagGCTTTTCTCAGctagtcattctgacatttaccctgactttgaaatcattttgggTGTTTGGTTTTATTAATCAAATACTTTTGTtcctgtttattacatttttggctaagcacaaagttatgttcatttaaaattatttcatatttccacattataatattaaataaagttatgttagccttataaaactaaataaaggtccagtgcactcaaaaatgaaaatttactataacattcatgttgtttcaaaacagtatgattttttttcaagttatttttgaaaatgtaaccgAATTTTTTTGGGGGCTGTATAAACattgttatttctaaatatcaaaaaagtgccaatactagcataaaagtaaattttttattaatgtctttgttgaattaaataaaaagagtttgaattcctataactaacatGAAAGAGAGATagccctttttacagtaatttgctataatcatgctaatttgattaattttacaataaaattctgTTCACAACACATTACTGTGAATATTTAcagttaaatcttttaaaaagattctaatgtaatttactgtgaaaatttacagTAGCGTTGTGAAAATCTGGAATTTTCTTACAGTGTAAACTATAGTTTATCAATAAGTATTTTTATAACTGTATggaattaaatggaaaaaaatatatatacatagtcaTAAAATGATtgactatgtacagttgaagtcagaattattaaaccccctgaattattgtttatctttttccccaatttctgtttaacggagagcagatttttttaacacatttctagacataatagttttaataactcatttccaataagtggtttattttatctttgccatgatgacagtaaataatattttactagatattttgaagacacttctatacagcttgaagtgacagttaaaggcttaactaggttagttaggttaactagacaggttagggtaattagccaagttattgtataacgatggtttgttctgtagactattgaaaaaaatatagcttggtttttaaaaaatcaaaaaaatattatcagacatactgtgaaaatgtccttgatttgtaaaacataatttgtcaaatatataaaaaaaaaaattcaaaggggtttaataattctgattttaactgtatatatatatatatatatatatatatatatatatatatatatatatatatatatatatatatatatataaatatatttaaattccaTACGGttattaaaatgcatattaatatACCATAGTTTACACCGTAAGaaaattccagattttcaaattatgttactgtaatttttcacagtaaattacattagtatcaccttacaggatttaactgtaaatATTCACAGTAATGTGAATTTAATCAAAttagcatgattacagcaaataactgtaaaaaggGCTATATCTCTTGCAtacccccccccctccaaaatTTGGTTACATCTTCAAAAATAACTTGAAAGGAAAGCATCCAGTTTTGAAAAGACATaaatgtcatagtaaattttcatttttttaatgcactgcatatttatttaatttataaggtcaacatggaaatatgaaataatttttaatggaTGTAACTTTGTGCTTAGCCAAAAAGTAATAGACGGGAACAAAAGTAATTGATTCATAAAACTAAACACTGTAAAACGTTTAACAATGTATATTTTTACTGTGTCAAACTGATAATGTGACAGTAAATGCAATTCATGTAATATGAGATATATCGTTACAGTTATTTACAAACGGTCGTCTTAAATCTAAAAAGTTATCAGTGTAATTAgacaattagcattttttatagttcttttaaaaaaaattaacaaataaaaccaCCACTGCACAATTATAGTCGAATAGTCAATGtcttttttattgctttattccttaacctgtaatttttttaatcagtttttaataatttttattctttgctgttttttttattatacttttattcttgataaagcactttgaatcaccattgtgtatgaaatgtgctatataaataaatttgccttGCCTTCATTAGTGATTTAATCCTCGACctgaataaaatgtttttcaaaatcatgttttaaatgtaaaatgtttttagataatctttaatataagttcaattattaaaagaattaaacattGTTTGAATGGATTTTCTTTCTGTATTACAAGCATATCAAATACTTGCACTGTATTTAAATAATGCTCCATTTTACGTTAAATCTAcaatcaattttatttttgatatcaagCCAAAAATATTTCTAGTTTCTGCATTTATACATCAAATATGTACTAGTAATACTAAGATGTGCTCTGACCTGTCCCAAAAAGGTCCAGAGATCGATCCATTCTGGTATGTGGGACGAGGTGTGAGACCCATCGGACGTTTTGGGAAGAGACAAAGTGGTGGTGGTCTGCAGCCGGTGGTCAAATCACTGGAGCTCCTATTGAACACACTCAGGAATAAGGAGAGCTTGCAGAGCGCGCTGGCACAGGAGGAGTCAGACTGGTTACCATGACACTACTGATTACAGCCACCTGCTTTCtgtgtatatttttttcaatatactAATATTTCAATGTATTAGTGTGTATAATTAATCACAGTTTTCTCATTTTGTCCCtggctatgtgcatccccatatAG
This window of the Danio aesculapii chromosome 24, fDanAes4.1, whole genome shotgun sequence genome carries:
- the prlh2 gene encoding prolactin releasing hormone 2, with the protein product MLLTAFTQPVTKCLIGSHLGTVAFLLLLILSTSETSAHGTTVEHDLHIVHNVDNRSPEIDPFWYVGRGVRPIGRFGKRQSGGGLQPVVKSLELLLNTLRNKESLQSALAQEESDWLP